A part of Limihaloglobus sulfuriphilus genomic DNA contains:
- a CDS encoding DUF262 domain-containing protein, with protein MANTNFNTANQTFRQLLGNGLTYKVPSFQRDYSWTAEEWDDLWQDIVSLFDADPEPSHYMGYLVLQSDDSKDFDIIDGQQRITTLSIIVLASLSILNDLAEQNQDPDNNKRRLEQLRSNYIGYLDPVTLIPRTKLKLNRHNDQFYQNYLVPLEPLPQRGLRSSEHQLRKSFTWFKDKIKGFASENGQELAKFIDSIVDKLFFTVITVSDELNAFKVFETLNARGVRLSSTDLLKNYLFSVVNNEGSHEKELKNLEERWERIVGTLGSESFPEFLRVFWNSRRKLVRKTDLFKTIRKEIQTKASAFEIIRDLDRYANIYAAIRDPHDNMWSSKEQECLKLLKMFYVKQPFAVLLAAHVKFSQSDSDSFTKILRAVTIISFRYNVICNFQSNEQERNYNSIAVELTSGKIQTASEVLSRLKENYPEDSRFKSSFMEKEFKTTNSRNKQVVRYILFELEKHLTSQKFDRESDKYNIEHILPENPDESWASLDENQHSRYVYRLGNMALMETGPNRDIGNCSFDEKITNYRSSQFGITKKIAEEYSEWNPEKIEARQKWMARQATSIWRISF; from the coding sequence ATGGCTAACACCAATTTTAACACAGCTAATCAAACATTCCGCCAGCTATTAGGCAATGGTTTAACATATAAGGTTCCTTCTTTTCAGCGAGATTATTCATGGACCGCCGAAGAATGGGATGATCTATGGCAGGATATTGTCAGCCTGTTTGACGCAGACCCTGAACCAAGTCATTATATGGGTTATCTTGTGCTTCAATCAGATGACAGTAAAGATTTTGATATAATCGATGGTCAACAGCGTATAACAACATTGAGTATAATAGTTCTGGCTTCACTATCGATATTGAACGATTTGGCCGAGCAAAATCAAGATCCGGATAACAACAAAAGACGATTAGAGCAATTACGCAGTAACTATATTGGTTATCTTGACCCTGTGACTCTAATTCCACGTACAAAACTTAAGCTCAACAGGCACAATGATCAATTTTACCAGAATTACTTAGTCCCTCTGGAGCCGCTTCCTCAACGAGGCCTTAGATCCTCAGAACATCAACTTAGAAAATCATTTACCTGGTTCAAAGACAAAATAAAAGGCTTTGCTTCTGAAAACGGGCAGGAATTAGCGAAATTTATTGATTCTATAGTTGATAAATTGTTTTTCACAGTTATTACAGTAAGCGACGAACTTAACGCATTTAAAGTGTTTGAAACTTTGAATGCCAGAGGAGTGAGGCTTTCTTCTACTGATCTATTAAAGAACTATCTTTTCTCAGTCGTTAACAATGAGGGCTCTCATGAAAAAGAGTTAAAAAATCTTGAAGAACGCTGGGAAAGAATTGTGGGTACATTGGGAAGTGAGAGTTTTCCCGAATTTCTACGTGTTTTTTGGAACAGCCGCAGAAAACTCGTGCGTAAAACTGATCTTTTCAAAACAATCCGAAAAGAGATTCAAACCAAAGCATCCGCATTTGAGATTATAAGAGATCTGGATAGATACGCTAATATCTACGCTGCTATACGTGACCCGCACGATAACATGTGGTCAAGCAAGGAGCAGGAATGCCTCAAGCTGTTAAAAATGTTCTATGTGAAACAGCCCTTTGCTGTTTTACTTGCAGCTCACGTTAAATTTTCTCAGAGTGACTCCGATTCATTTACTAAGATACTAAGAGCTGTCACGATTATATCATTCAGATACAATGTGATATGCAACTTCCAGTCAAATGAACAGGAAAGAAATTATAATTCAATTGCAGTTGAGCTGACATCAGGAAAAATCCAAACGGCAAGCGAAGTGTTGAGCCGGCTTAAAGAGAATTATCCTGAAGATTCAAGATTCAAATCTTCTTTTATGGAAAAAGAGTTCAAAACAACAAATTCACGAAATAAGCAAGTTGTCAGATATATTCTGTTCGAACTCGAAAAACATTTAACCAGCCAGAAATTTGACAGAGAAAGTGATAAATACAATATAGAGCATATTCTGCCCGAAAACCCTGATGAATCCTGGGCAAGTCTTGACGAAAACCAACATTCCAGATATGTGTACCGTTTAGGAAACATGGCTCTAATGGAAACCGGACCAAACAGAGATATTGGGAATTGCAGTTTTGATGAAAAAATAACAAACTATCGTTCCAGCCAGTTCGGAATTACAAAAAAGATAGCAGAAGAATATTCGGAGTGGAACCCGGAAAAGATTGAAGCAAGACAAAAATGGATGGCACGTCAGGCAACCTCTATTTGGAGAATAAGTTTTTAA
- a CDS encoding helix-turn-helix domain-containing protein has protein sequence MSVLIKKNVQIIERNGKPEYAVLPYDDYIALTGYDNGQTVPHEVVEMMVVDDMSIIKAWRKYLGLTQKNVAAKAGISQSALAQIERAGQNPHRNTLVKLAKAMNLQLEQLDLEEN, from the coding sequence ATGAGCGTACTTATTAAAAAAAATGTTCAGATTATCGAGAGGAACGGCAAACCGGAATACGCTGTTCTTCCTTATGATGATTATATTGCACTTACCGGTTACGATAACGGACAGACGGTTCCTCATGAGGTAGTCGAGATGATGGTTGTGGATGATATGTCTATCATCAAGGCCTGGAGAAAATACCTTGGCCTCACTCAGAAAAACGTGGCAGCCAAAGCAGGTATTTCTCAATCTGCCCTGGCACAGATCGAGAGAGCCGGCCAGAATCCTCACCGCAATACACTGGTCAAACTTGCCAAAGCAATGAATTTACAGCTTGAACAGTTAGACTTAGAAGAGAATTAG
- a CDS encoding TlpA disulfide reductase family protein, which produces MKNRFKITITALLAVLLAAGVSTAQEPAPGDAKPEKTAEKQQEKKITLKKAAPLEGLTWVKGEPVKQFEKGKVYVVEFWATWCGPCRHSIPHLTKLQKKYQDKGITIIGISDESMETIKPFMEEMGDEMDYTIASDPKGIASKNYMEAYNQSGIPAAFIVDSNGYVAWYGHPGGGEMDYILELAAAGEFDGEEYAVKKAEAEALNRKINKLFNEYFSAVMEAKPYKEHRKTLDKIIETEHPQALNELAWIILTQVPENNRDLEKALEIAKKVNTLTENKEPAAMDTYALALFENGEVKDAVKTQTAAVELAKKMKDADPMMLEELKKNLEKFKAAQ; this is translated from the coding sequence GTGAAAAACAGATTTAAGATTACGATAACAGCTTTGCTTGCGGTACTTTTGGCGGCGGGCGTTTCAACAGCACAGGAACCTGCCCCGGGCGATGCAAAACCTGAAAAGACGGCAGAAAAACAGCAGGAAAAGAAGATTACTTTGAAAAAAGCCGCACCGCTTGAGGGCCTGACATGGGTTAAGGGCGAGCCGGTTAAGCAGTTTGAAAAGGGCAAGGTTTACGTTGTCGAGTTCTGGGCGACCTGGTGCGGGCCGTGCCGCCATTCGATACCGCATCTGACCAAGCTGCAGAAAAAATACCAAGACAAAGGCATAACCATAATAGGAATATCCGACGAAAGTATGGAAACTATAAAACCGTTCATGGAAGAGATGGGCGATGAGATGGACTACACAATCGCATCCGACCCCAAAGGCATTGCCTCTAAGAACTACATGGAGGCATACAACCAGAGCGGCATACCCGCTGCATTTATCGTTGACTCGAACGGCTACGTGGCGTGGTACGGCCACCCGGGCGGCGGCGAGATGGATTACATCCTTGAGCTGGCGGCTGCCGGCGAGTTTGACGGCGAGGAATATGCCGTGAAAAAAGCCGAGGCAGAAGCGCTGAACAGAAAAATCAACAAGCTGTTCAACGAGTATTTCAGCGCGGTCATGGAAGCCAAGCCCTACAAGGAGCACCGCAAGACGCTGGATAAGATAATTGAGACAGAGCACCCGCAGGCACTCAACGAGCTGGCGTGGATTATCCTGACACAGGTTCCCGAGAACAACCGCGATCTGGAAAAGGCACTTGAAATCGCTAAAAAGGTAAACACCTTAACAGAGAACAAAGAACCCGCCGCGATGGATACCTATGCCCTTGCGCTGTTTGAGAACGGAGAAGTAAAAGATGCGGTAAAAACGCAGACTGCCGCCGTTGAGCTTGCGAAAAAGATGAAAGATGCCGACCCGATGATGCTCGAAGAGCTGAAAAAGAACCTCGAAAAATTCAAAGCAGCACAGTAA
- a CDS encoding phenylacetate--CoA ligase family protein — protein sequence MENSFFDVRLETLSQDEIKNIQLTKLKRMLAYVYENNPVQRKRFNDAGIVPEDLEGLEDLSSFPLMDKATLRDNYPLGLSCVEQKSMIEMHMSSGSTGTPVVMPYTENDLRQWAECMARCYCMAGAEKGDPIQITPSFGLFNGGFGMYHGARAAGLFIIPTGAGNTERQIKLARDFKTRIFTGVVSYGIRIMEVLAETGRDLPDLEVAIFGAEIFSDSLKAKIKGGLNAEIYDIYGMTETGGVGTLGQDCIDHSGIHVWEDHYIIEVINPDTGELLPDGEFGELVVTALTREALPVIRLRTGDLTRVLSRGKCACGRAHTKIESVTGRTDDMLIVKGVNFWPKQVEQALMKIPGAGANYQIILEEHNGVKDVRVNVEVEEGVTGFMVEKALKEALGFSPKGDVFPLGGLPRQAGKAKRVFRKEDCRTVQ from the coding sequence ATGGAAAACAGCTTTTTTGATGTTCGGCTCGAGACCTTGAGCCAGGATGAGATTAAAAATATTCAACTTACTAAGCTAAAACGCATGCTGGCTTATGTTTATGAGAATAATCCAGTTCAGCGCAAGCGGTTTAATGATGCCGGCATAGTTCCGGAAGATCTGGAAGGGCTCGAGGATTTGAGCTCGTTTCCGCTGATGGACAAGGCTACTCTGCGGGATAACTACCCGTTGGGGCTGAGCTGTGTTGAGCAGAAGTCCATGATCGAGATGCATATGTCCAGCGGCTCTACGGGTACGCCGGTTGTCATGCCCTACACGGAGAATGATCTGCGTCAGTGGGCCGAGTGTATGGCACGCTGTTACTGTATGGCCGGCGCGGAAAAGGGTGACCCGATCCAGATTACGCCCTCTTTCGGTCTGTTCAACGGCGGCTTCGGTATGTATCACGGGGCACGCGCCGCCGGCCTGTTTATCATCCCCACAGGTGCCGGCAACACCGAAAGGCAGATAAAGCTCGCCAGGGACTTCAAAACCCGCATATTCACCGGCGTTGTCAGCTATGGAATACGAATTATGGAGGTGCTTGCCGAGACGGGCCGGGATCTGCCGGACTTAGAGGTAGCGATATTCGGGGCTGAGATATTCTCCGACTCGCTCAAAGCCAAGATAAAAGGCGGGTTAAACGCTGAAATATACGATATTTACGGAATGACCGAGACCGGCGGCGTCGGCACGCTCGGCCAGGACTGCATTGACCACAGCGGCATACACGTCTGGGAGGATCACTATATAATAGAGGTTATAAACCCCGACACCGGTGAGCTTCTGCCTGACGGCGAGTTCGGCGAGCTGGTGGTAACCGCTCTGACCCGTGAGGCATTGCCTGTCATACGCCTTCGGACGGGCGATTTGACCAGGGTTTTAAGCCGCGGGAAATGCGCCTGCGGCAGGGCGCACACAAAGATTGAATCGGTTACCGGCCGCACAGATGATATGCTGATCGTAAAGGGCGTGAACTTCTGGCCCAAACAGGTCGAACAGGCACTGATGAAAATCCCCGGTGCCGGCGCGAATTACCAGATAATCCTCGAGGAGCACAACGGCGTGAAAGATGTCCGCGTAAATGTCGAGGTCGAGGAAGGCGTTACCGGCTTCATGGTCGAGAAAGCACTCAAAGAGGCACTCGGTTTCAGCCCAAAAGGTGATGTGTTCCCCTTAGGCGGCCTGCCCAGGCAGGCGGGTAAGGCAAAACGCGTGTTTCGTAAAGAAGACTGTAGAACTGTTCAATAA
- a CDS encoding type II toxin-antitoxin system RelE family toxin, whose translation MNKVNWTLKALKQLRKLPRKQQVTIVEKVGGLAGMPDCVNVKSLTGCQGQYRLRVGRYRVIFSWQQEIKIVTIEKVGKRDERTY comes from the coding sequence ATGAATAAGGTAAACTGGACATTAAAAGCACTCAAGCAGCTTCGGAAACTGCCGCGAAAACAACAGGTTACTATTGTTGAAAAGGTTGGCGGATTAGCCGGTATGCCTGATTGCGTTAATGTCAAGTCCTTAACCGGCTGCCAAGGCCAGTATCGTCTGCGTGTTGGCCGCTATCGAGTTATCTTTTCGTGGCAGCAGGAAATTAAGATCGTTACAATCGAGAAAGTAGGCAAAAGAGATGAGCGTACTTATTAA
- a CDS encoding ArsR/SmtB family transcription factor, which produces MDYDTAQNVAGVLKALGHPVRLQIVELLEHGEMCVGDVVEKLGIPQSAASQQLGLMKDKQVLQWRREGAKVFYSIKNPNVIKLLHCVHSHSGKKN; this is translated from the coding sequence ATGGATTATGACACGGCACAAAATGTAGCGGGAGTTTTAAAGGCACTGGGACATCCGGTTCGGCTGCAAATCGTCGAGCTGCTCGAGCACGGCGAGATGTGCGTCGGCGATGTGGTCGAAAAACTCGGCATCCCCCAGTCCGCCGCAAGTCAGCAGCTGGGTCTGATGAAAGACAAACAGGTGCTGCAATGGCGGAGAGAAGGCGCAAAAGTTTTTTACAGCATCAAAAATCCAAACGTCATAAAACTTCTGCACTGTGTCCACAGCCATAGCGGCAAGAAAAACTGA
- a CDS encoding efflux RND transporter permease subunit, with protein sequence MKDLKATITRWSVEHYKRITVMMILFTVITGDFIPLIKVDTDPENMLSKDEPVRVFHNKTKEKFDLSDMVIVGVINEEHEHGVFNPETLGRIYELTEFAKTLRWPDKEESGKTAGVIEADMIAPSVVDHIGQGGPGTIKFEWLMPTPPQNQKQALEIRDKAMSNPMFEGTMVSEDGRAIMIFLPLTDKHLSYRVYKALNEKIASMPGSENEDYHITGLPVAEDTFGVEMFIQMAISAPLAMLTIFILMLLFFRKLVLIISPMIIAMVSVISTMGLLIGFGYPVHIMSSMIPIFLMPIAVVDSVHILSEFFDVYDKSKGRRKSIELVMEDLFSPMLYTSLTSAAGFLSLALTPIPPVQVFGVFVAIGIMIAWLFTIMFVPAYIMMIPEKRLENFGMAAVHEEKQTPLTRLLKIAGSVTWKYAKVVTVILVILVVAAVWGITKIQINDNPVKWFVKSHPIRQADIALNEHFGGTYMAYLVLSADQQQQQGGAFPQSQIKALREEAENIKQDYPKSIQAADEISALLESKQLTEADAGKRAELFADMADEKISRIPADDDELFYAWDELASFVRSTGLEQQKAEPFKNPETLRYMQNLQQHLESEGLIGKSSSVADVVKKVHQELLDGSEENYRVPDEQAMVSECLIQYQQSHRPGDLWHFVTPDYTESVMWFQLTSGDNKDMERAVAEVDKYFRENTPPVELAHKWAGLTYINIVWQEKMVFGMLQSFLGSFLVVFIMMSMLFGSPLWGLLCMVPLTITIAAIYGMIGFIGKDYDMPVAVLSALTLGMAVDFAIHFLERSRAAFQKHGNWKDAAPEMFGEPARAISRNVLVIAIGFLPLLAAPLVPYKTVGIFLCAIMAVSGIITLLALPSLITIASKMFFRGLEQKKPAGCKCGFCMVISISVTLLIALNLHQYWQIGATRLTWISLPAVPVLIIICNLISRRESCKIIENENQNDEN encoded by the coding sequence ATGAAAGATCTTAAGGCAACAATAACCCGCTGGTCGGTCGAACACTATAAGCGAATCACTGTAATGATGATACTCTTTACAGTGATAACCGGCGATTTTATTCCTTTGATAAAGGTTGATACCGATCCGGAAAACATGCTCAGTAAAGATGAGCCTGTGCGTGTGTTCCATAATAAGACCAAAGAAAAATTTGATCTCAGCGACATGGTAATCGTCGGCGTGATAAACGAAGAGCACGAGCACGGTGTGTTTAACCCCGAGACGCTGGGGCGTATTTATGAGCTGACAGAGTTTGCCAAAACCCTGCGCTGGCCCGACAAAGAAGAGTCCGGCAAAACCGCCGGAGTTATCGAGGCGGATATGATTGCACCATCAGTGGTTGACCATATCGGACAGGGCGGCCCGGGAACGATAAAGTTTGAATGGCTCATGCCAACACCGCCCCAGAACCAGAAGCAGGCTCTCGAGATACGCGACAAAGCGATGAGCAACCCCATGTTCGAGGGGACGATGGTATCCGAAGACGGCAGGGCAATAATGATATTTCTGCCGCTTACAGATAAACACCTGAGTTACAGGGTTTACAAAGCACTCAACGAGAAGATCGCGTCTATGCCCGGCAGCGAAAACGAAGATTACCACATCACCGGCCTGCCGGTTGCTGAGGATACATTCGGCGTGGAGATGTTCATACAGATGGCGATCTCCGCACCGCTGGCGATGCTGACAATTTTTATTCTCATGCTGCTCTTTTTCCGCAAGCTGGTTCTGATTATCTCGCCGATGATAATCGCAATGGTCTCGGTGATCTCCACGATGGGACTGCTGATAGGCTTTGGCTATCCGGTCCATATAATGAGCTCAATGATTCCGATATTCTTAATGCCGATCGCCGTTGTTGATTCGGTTCACATTCTATCGGAATTCTTCGATGTCTATGATAAGTCAAAGGGACGGCGTAAATCCATAGAGCTGGTTATGGAAGACCTCTTCTCACCGATGCTCTATACCTCGCTGACCTCCGCGGCGGGCTTTCTCTCGCTGGCGCTGACACCGATTCCGCCGGTACAGGTCTTCGGCGTGTTTGTCGCTATCGGTATAATGATCGCCTGGCTGTTCACTATCATGTTTGTGCCGGCGTATATAATGATGATTCCCGAGAAACGTCTTGAGAATTTCGGCATGGCGGCAGTTCACGAAGAAAAACAGACGCCGCTTACGCGCCTGCTCAAGATAGCCGGCAGCGTCACCTGGAAATACGCTAAAGTGGTTACTGTCATTCTGGTAATACTGGTTGTCGCGGCTGTCTGGGGCATTACAAAAATCCAGATCAACGACAATCCGGTCAAGTGGTTTGTAAAGAGCCACCCAATACGTCAGGCGGATATCGCACTCAACGAGCACTTCGGCGGAACTTACATGGCGTACCTGGTACTCTCCGCCGACCAGCAGCAGCAACAGGGCGGAGCGTTCCCCCAATCGCAAATAAAAGCACTCCGCGAAGAAGCTGAAAATATAAAACAAGATTATCCAAAGTCGATTCAGGCGGCCGATGAAATATCCGCCCTGCTTGAATCAAAACAGCTCACAGAGGCAGATGCCGGAAAACGCGCTGAGCTTTTCGCTGACATGGCAGATGAGAAGATAAGCCGTATCCCCGCAGATGATGACGAGCTGTTTTATGCCTGGGATGAGCTGGCAAGTTTTGTCCGGTCAACCGGACTTGAGCAGCAGAAGGCAGAACCGTTTAAGAACCCCGAGACGCTTCGGTACATGCAGAATCTTCAGCAGCATCTCGAATCAGAAGGCCTGATCGGCAAAAGCAGCTCAGTTGCCGATGTCGTAAAAAAGGTTCACCAGGAACTGCTCGACGGCTCGGAAGAAAACTACCGGGTACCGGATGAGCAGGCTATGGTCTCGGAATGTCTTATCCAGTATCAGCAGAGCCACCGCCCCGGCGACCTGTGGCACTTCGTTACTCCGGACTACACCGAGTCTGTAATGTGGTTCCAGCTCACCAGCGGCGACAATAAGGACATGGAACGCGCAGTCGCCGAGGTGGATAAATACTTCAGAGAGAACACCCCGCCGGTAGAGCTGGCTCACAAATGGGCAGGCCTTACATACATCAATATTGTGTGGCAGGAAAAAATGGTTTTCGGTATGCTCCAGTCATTTTTGGGCAGTTTCCTTGTCGTCTTTATAATGATGTCAATGCTCTTCGGCTCGCCTCTGTGGGGGCTGCTGTGCATGGTTCCGCTGACGATCACCATCGCCGCGATCTACGGCATGATCGGGTTCATCGGCAAGGATTATGATATGCCCGTAGCAGTGCTCAGCGCATTGACCCTGGGTATGGCGGTGGATTTTGCGATACACTTCCTCGAACGCAGCCGGGCGGCTTTTCAGAAACATGGAAACTGGAAAGACGCCGCGCCGGAGATGTTCGGCGAGCCGGCAAGGGCAATCAGCAGAAACGTGCTGGTTATTGCTATCGGTTTTCTGCCGCTGCTGGCGGCGCCGCTTGTACCGTACAAAACGGTTGGCATCTTTCTCTGCGCAATTATGGCGGTATCGGGAATCATCACCCTGCTGGCTCTGCCCTCGCTGATAACAATTGCATCGAAGATGTTCTTTAGAGGGCTCGAGCAGAAAAAACCGGCAGGATGCAAGTGCGGGTTCTGCATGGTTATCTCCATATCGGTAACATTGCTGATCGCTCTGAATCTGCACCAGTACTGGCAGATCGGAGCAACGCGGCTTACATGGATCAGCCTGCCCGCGGTGCCGGTTCTAATTATAATTTGTAATTTGATTTCTCGACGGGAATCGTGTAAAATAATAGAAAATGAAAATCAGAACGATGAAAATTAA
- the tsaB gene encoding tRNA (adenosine(37)-N6)-threonylcarbamoyltransferase complex dimerization subunit type 1 TsaB, whose product MSAMNSEKQRFNIAVDTSGRAGSAAIGVGDAVLEEKPFTDMMRHAAEILPVIGSLLEKHGGTPADIEDVYVTSGPGSFTGLRIGIAMAKMMALAANVRIASVSSLAVTAQNAFDYIKAEGLDVQRVAAIIDAKRGQFFVAIYQRQADGGWVKTLDDTMMRAPELLEKYAAGDKMWVLGEGLKYYREKFEAGGLGILPESIWCGSASNVYRLCREKANAGGFDNPDELLPSYLRLAEAEENWLKKQQS is encoded by the coding sequence ATGTCAGCCATGAACAGCGAAAAACAAAGGTTTAATATTGCGGTAGATACCTCGGGCCGCGCAGGCTCGGCGGCGATCGGCGTCGGTGATGCGGTGCTTGAGGAAAAACCGTTTACTGATATGATGCGGCACGCGGCGGAGATTCTGCCGGTTATCGGCTCTCTGCTTGAAAAACACGGCGGCACGCCGGCGGATATCGAAGATGTATATGTTACCAGCGGGCCGGGCAGTTTTACCGGTCTGCGTATAGGTATCGCCATGGCCAAGATGATGGCTCTTGCCGCGAATGTCAGGATCGCCTCGGTAAGCTCGCTGGCGGTAACCGCACAAAACGCATTTGATTATATCAAGGCGGAAGGTCTTGATGTACAACGGGTTGCGGCGATTATAGATGCCAAACGCGGGCAGTTTTTCGTTGCGATATACCAGCGGCAGGCAGACGGCGGGTGGGTTAAGACGCTCGACGATACGATGATGCGGGCGCCCGAGCTGCTGGAGAAATACGCCGCGGGCGATAAAATGTGGGTGCTTGGCGAAGGGCTTAAGTACTACCGGGAAAAATTTGAGGCCGGCGGGCTGGGAATCCTGCCCGAATCAATCTGGTGCGGCAGCGCCTCGAACGTGTACAGGCTCTGCCGCGAAAAGGCAAATGCCGGCGGGTTCGACAATCCCGATGAGCTGCTGCCCTCATACCTTCGCCTCGCAGAGGCCGAGGAAAACTGGCTCAAAAAACAGCAGTCGTAA
- a CDS encoding outer membrane lipoprotein-sorting protein produces MKNKLTLLTLLFAAFAVFSIAEANDELTVEQIVEKANHAAYYLGDDGKSTVEMTITDKQGRERNRRFNILRMNAGGGDGDQKYFVYFQAPSDVRKMVYLVHKNAELDQDDDRWMYLPSLDLVKRIAASDKRTSFVGSDYLYEDVSGRSLEADKHELTKTTEDGYVVKNTPKKPDMVEFSYYNTIIDKKTFLPVKMEFYDKSGELYRTIEALKVEMIKSKKDDKEVEYPTSTESLVKDLKSGSTTRMKFSNVEYNIGLKESIFTERYLRRPPREAMR; encoded by the coding sequence ATGAAAAATAAACTTACCTTACTGACACTTTTATTTGCCGCCTTTGCGGTTTTTAGTATTGCCGAGGCAAATGATGAGCTTACAGTTGAACAGATTGTTGAAAAAGCCAACCACGCGGCTTACTACCTCGGCGATGACGGCAAGAGCACGGTAGAGATGACTATCACCGACAAGCAGGGACGCGAGAGAAACCGCCGCTTCAACATTCTCCGCATGAACGCAGGAGGAGGCGACGGCGACCAGAAGTATTTCGTATATTTCCAGGCCCCCTCCGACGTCCGCAAGATGGTGTATCTCGTGCATAAAAATGCAGAGCTTGACCAGGACGACGACCGCTGGATGTACCTGCCAAGCCTCGATCTGGTTAAGCGCATCGCGGCAAGCGATAAACGTACCAGCTTTGTGGGCTCGGATTATCTCTACGAAGACGTATCGGGCAGAAGCCTCGAGGCGGACAAACATGAGCTTACCAAAACAACCGAGGATGGCTATGTAGTGAAAAACACTCCGAAAAAGCCCGACATGGTGGAGTTCAGCTACTACAACACCATAATCGACAAGAAAACTTTTCTGCCGGTCAAGATGGAGTTTTATGATAAGTCCGGCGAGCTTTACCGTACAATAGAAGCTCTCAAGGTTGAAATGATAAAATCCAAAAAAGACGACAAAGAGGTTGAATACCCGACATCCACAGAATCACTCGTAAAAGATCTCAAAAGCGGAAGCACTACGAGAATGAAGTTCTCAAACGTTGAGTACAATATCGGCCTCAAGGAGAGCATCTTCACCGAACGCTACCTCCGCCGCCCGCCGAGAGAAGCAATGCGATAA